The Candidatus Dojkabacteria bacterium genomic interval ACTTTTCAACTACAGTAGCACTGTACGGCGGAACAAAGCCTTCTAATATTTTTGAACCTGCCGTTGTTTCCACATCTTTTGTAACAAATACATCTTTTATACTGTATGGAATCCCATCAAGTTCTGACAATGCTTTACCCTCTGCTCTCCGCTTATCGGACGATTGAGCCTGTTTTAGGGCCAAATCAGCAACAACGGTTATAAATGCGTTAATTTGAGGACCATGTTTGTCAACTTCAGAAATTCTGTTTAAACATGACTTAGTAAGTTCTACTGATGTAATCTTACCTTCCTTTAAAAGCCTTGCAGCCTCTTTTATTGTTAATTCGTAAAGTGGTTTAGCCATTTTTTATTACAAAATAGTTGTTTCTTCCTTTTCGATTTTTTAGGACATCTTTAGGTAATAGAGATTTTTCTACCTTATCTTCCCGAAGGTCTAAAAGTTTAAGCGTGTTTTCAGATAACTTCCCTTCAGCTTCACCTTCTACTTCAGATAAAAGATTTACATATTCAAGAATAGATGATAACTGCTTCACATACTTCTCAACCTCTGCATCTGTTAGTTTTATTTTTGCAAGCTTGGCAATATGTTTTACCTGTTCGTTGGTCATGTTGATTATCGGTTGTCTGTTATTAGTTATCACTCACCTTTTTATTATATAGTGAAAATGGGAAATTGGAAAATAGGGGATTATACCTGAGTAACTAAATCAACTGAACCAAGTTTTACATCTAACTCTGCTGACACTTCCTGGGTCTCCTCACGAGATATAGGAAGTCCAAGTAATTCATATATTTTGACCGCATCATTGACTAAACCTGTTAGACCAAGTCGCTCTGCAATTTGAAGCCATCCTGTAGACATATACTCTATGGAAGTAATGGAATCATTCATCCCCTGGACCCACATGTAGCTACCCGTTGGTCGTCCTTTGTCGATCATCGCTATAGCACCTGCAGAACGTGAAAATAATCTGTTTAAGTCATTGTCAAGAATACTCTTTACCTGTTCTCTGTTCCAAAAAAGATTATACCTAGATCTAAGGTGTTCACAAATTGACTCTAACTTTATGCATTCATGTGAGGGTAACAATGTTCCATCCTTATTAACAAGGGATAGACTTAAAATGCAAGTTTCAATTACTAATGGACCCAGTATGTAGCCAGAGGCATATTTCATACCAATATTATACCACACGAAGAGGCTATTTACAGGCTAATTCTTGTGGAGGCACTCCCGGTTGCCCTTCCGCAGTAAGCGTACCTCTTTTGATACCAACGGCTGCATAATCCATTTCATAATTGCCGTCTAACAACTTATATGTCCTGTGTAAGGCACAAAATAAACTCTCCGGTAATGTAGGATGTATCACTTTTAGGTCATAAATCATTTCCATAGGCATTCTATCTAGAAGACCCCAACGATTCTGATTATCGACTGCCCAAATATATTTATTCTCACCGGACTCGTTATTAATTATTTTTACACCCGGTCTATCTTCGGCCCATTGCAGTACTGTCGTAAGAATTTTTCTAACATGTTCGTCATCAAAGTAACGAGATCTCTCAAAAATATTCCCTCCTGCGGTTGCACCAGTACTCCTCTCATAAAAGAGATTGTCAACTCCCTGTACAATTTCTTCAAAAGAAAAGGCTCTATCATTTAAATGGCCCTTTGGACCGTCATTCCCTCCCCAACCGTGGTAAGCATTAATAAAAAAGGTCTGTAACAGCATCTCCAGAAGAATTTTATCAGAGGGACCAAATCCGCAATCTCACTGGCTGGATTAATGCTTGACATCTAGATAACATAAGCTTAGTTCTCTCGCTTGTTATATCAGTAATGGGAAATTTCAGATGGCTGATCTTGCCTTAACTCGTAAGGTTGACAAACAATTTCATTCTCCCGTTGCCCTGTTATAACCAGATCACAAATACATGTTAGCTCTCTTATAAGTCTTTCTTTACCCAACATATCAGGCATATCGCTTTGCGAGGAAGGAAGTCCTTCCAAATTCACAAGACAGCTCTTAATAACGGAGTTAACATCTGAAGCAATACACCAACCGTACCAGTGTATATCGTCACCTTCAAGATACGCTTCATTGCAAAGTATTGGGGTGGCACCCGTATTCCACGTGTGATTATACTTTAACTTTTTTTAAACGACATCTTTCATTAAATCTAGGTCAACACTAAAGCCATAATTGTGAAGGGTACGAGCCACTCCTTCTAAGCTAAATACACTGGACTCAAGACCTGATCGCAAATTAAGGCTACCAGTAACATTCTCTCGTATAATAAAGGACCGAATCGTTAAGACAGCTGTCAAAATCGTGGCGATTTGATTTTTGTCAGTTATTGGAACCAAGACGCCTT includes:
- the gatC gene encoding Asp-tRNA(Asn)/Glu-tRNA(Gln) amidotransferase subunit GatC — its product is MITNNRQPIINMTNEQVKHIAKLAKIKLTDAEVEKYVKQLSSILEYVNLLSEVEGEAEGKLSENTLKLLDLREDKVEKSLLPKDVLKNRKGRNNYFVIKNG